A DNA window from Ornithodoros turicata isolate Travis chromosome 10, ASM3712646v1, whole genome shotgun sequence contains the following coding sequences:
- the LOC135369655 gene encoding ubiquitin carboxyl-terminal hydrolase 32-like, whose translation MGAKDSKSCSINCEDAYRRVSESELRRLRDAFKRASNLSGIITRQAFIKEVLGEFVPLKLAEHIFQACGGTSKGITFKDLLCGLVLLTRGSTEEKLRFIFNLYANEAGTHVCKNDMIKLVLACDGGFIPEAVADCFLESERVPFEDFAAWLLLHPDATSLTRWLLNEPCSVTLSNDLETPTFYQTLAGVTHLEETDIIELEKRYWMLKTQSRTGRFDLEMLIPLISPPVPVTLCKGIFNAFDENRDNHIDFKEMACGVSACCRGPLAERQKFCFKVFDEDMDGGLSRQEVYNMVASLMALQQEERNCTEEPFKILHPPTKEAISALVNEVFENHDTNKNGIISLDEYLVWTVSHSLANCLLNLMFQVCHIVLGLRPSTREEEGEIVRGWLLREERRGLKVGQVLHLISMDWWKSWSEYIEFRPGSSGFSSTSNSGVKLTSKLQRKIDSSVARSSMDDGCVVLSSVTSLSADLEPVLPFDAQSGAPLTNGCPSAPASPKCSRTAALQGTDAPRPPSLTPSPNLARKVPPPFPQRPPSIDNTGLVMPTAIKATVLTGEGGRLHRNVPLVQGRDFEVVPESVWRALYQWYGGSPALPRQVVQPLGGGSPELELYPVCLKLFRHHTPGVNSRVPATSWTTVVGSVASAYVGSMAVGQINTTPKRYLAYLATFSRTSSLRQVFDFLCARLRLRSDDTRLWQMRDETNLVLLEEEPLTLEQLGIEDGEQILIEVRNKDQTWPEEMSCIINARLDQKNQGPTEKGATGLNNLGNTCFMNAAVQCVSNTRPLTQYFINQKHLYELNRSNPLGMKGHIAKRYGDLVHDLWSGTSKTVAPLKLRWTIGKYAPRFNGFQQHDSQELLAFLLDGLHEDLNRVQDKPYIELKDSAGRPDNEVAWEAWENHVRRNKSVVVDLFHGQLQSTVTCMVCGNTSVRFDPFNFLSLPLPMESCVHVEVVVVRLDGSVPVRYGLQLNPEERYAAVKVQVSALCGLGTHQLMLTEVVGAVIKLLLPDDRRLQATSPIGALFAYEVLPDSLASCSDEDSLVVSHREPQTLTQIQRMVITNSSGAGVKLQPLANGSVPTGDVGPSLGDANGDLTGQGPGSEGVPERPDTPGSTSSGSAAASGSWSAPYMDSGMTTSLTSNSSAADLSELARRNFVIAYHRKMMRQDVYFLSSQKTRPTLFGLPLLLPCHDGTSKQDLYRMVWTQVARLVSPLPPSEATVPNHAQDCDDSLGYEYPFTLKAVQKDGLMCSWCPWYKFCRGCKIDCNDADFSFSSLYLSIDWDPTALHLRYQASQERVYVDHPSVERTRQQKAEPISVHDCLEAFTKEEHLGEDEKYYCSHCKQHQLASKKLQIYRLPPIMIIHLKRFQLLNGKWVKSQKIVRFPFVDFDPTDYLSPVPRKAAMSFKCQQRLCRHQQGLPATVQSTAGRKQASRCPTKNGNSSQYTQNHPCVPSSQSPSVQPVTNGDVYHDWDGGVDTIQDHHQHRLHPGYHPLDLKYQMYALACHSGILGGGHYVSYACNPNNRWYCYNDSSCKEVKVDQIDSDSAYMLFYEREGIDYEAYMPDTEGKVPDARDIDDEFENDFRKMCILQ comes from the exons ATGGGTGCCAAGGATTCCAAATCCTGCTCCATTAATTGTGAAGATGCATATCGAAGAG TGTCCGAGTCTGAACTTAGGCGACTTCGTGATGCCTTCAAGCGTGCATCTAACCTCAGTGGCATCATCACTCGCCAGGCCTTCATCAAAGAAGTGCTTGGCGAGTTTGTTCCACTCAAGTTAGCAGAG CATATTTTTCAAGCATGCGGTGGCACAAGCAAAGGAATAACTTTTAAGGACCTTTTGTGCGGCTTAGTCTTACTCACACGAGGCAGCACGGAAGAAAAACTCCGAT TTATATTCAATTTATACGCAAATGAGGCTGGCACGCACGTGTGTAAAAATGACATGATCAAGCTGGTCTTGGCATGTGATGGTGGCTTCATTCCCGAAGCTGTGGCAGATTGCTTTCTTGAG AGCGAAAGGGTTCCATTTGAAGACTTTGCGGCATGGCTACTGCTACATCCTGACGCGACATCCCTCACACGGTGGCTCCTCAACGAGCCGTGCTCTGTAACGTTGTCGAATGACTTGGAAACACCAACATTCTACCAGACACTGGCTGGGGTAACTCACT TGGAAGAAACAGATATTATAGAATTAGAAAAACGGTACTGGATGCTGAAAACACAGTCACGGACAGGAAGATTCGACTTGGAAATGCTCATTCCACTTATTTCGCCTCCAGTGCCAGTAACATTATGTAAAG GCATTTTTAACGCTTTTGACGAGAACAGGGACAACCACATAGATTTCAAGGAAATGGCTTGTGGTGTCTCAGCCTGCTGCAGAGGGCCCTTGGCAGAAAGGCAGAAAT TTTGTTTCAAAGTATTTGACGAGGACATGGACGGGGGACTTTCGAGGCAGGAAGTTTACAACATGGTAGCCTCACTCATGGCACTTCAACAGGAAGAAAGGAACTGTACTGAAGAG cctTTTAAGATCCTACATCCACCAACGAAAGAAGCCATCAGTGCACTGGTCAACGAAGTCTTTGAAAACCACGACACAAACAAG AATGGGATCATATCTCTCGATGAGTACCTCGTATGGACGGTGAGTCACAGCCTGGCCAACTGTCTACTTAATCTCATGTTCCAG GTGTGCCATATTGTTCTGGGACTGAGGCCATCTACAAGGGAAGAAGAAGGTGAAATAGTTAG GGGCTGGCTGTTGAGAGAGGAGAGGCGCGGCCTCAAGGTCGGCCAAGTTCTTCACCTGATCTCGATGGATTGGTGGAAGTCGTGGAGCGAATACATCGAGTTTAGG CCGGGGTCCTCAGGCTTCTCGTCTACGTCTAACAGTGGCGTGAAACTCACGAGCAAGCTGCAGCGGAAAATCGACTCGAGCGTGGCACGCTCCTCCATGGACGATGGCTGCGTTGTTCTCTCGAGCGTGACTAGCCTATCGGCAGACTTGGAACCAGTGTTGCCTTTCGATGCACAGAGCGGAGCGCCGCTGACCAATGGCTGTCCCAGTGCTCCAGCTTCTCCGAAGTGCTCTCGCACTGCTGCGCTACAG GGCACAGATGCACCTCGGCCGCCTTCGCTCACTCCATCACCTAATTTGGCAAGGAAAGTACCTCCTCCTTTCCCACAGAGACCTCCGTCCATTGACAATACAGGCCTTGTGATGCCCACTGCCATAAAG GCGACTGTCCTGACAGGGGAAGGCGGTCGTCTGCATCGCAACGTTCCCCTAGTTCAGGGGCGggactttgaagtggtcccagaATCTGTGTGGCGGGCCCTCTATCAGTGGTACGGTGGATCGCCGGCATTGCCCCGGCAG GTAGTGCAACCCCTTGGAGGTGGGAGTCCGGAGTTAGAGCTCTACCCCGTCTGTCTGAAACTATTCCGACATCACACGCCCGGCGTCAATTCCCGTGTTCCGGCTACCAGCTGGACAACGGTTGTTGGAAGTGTTGCTTCAGCATATG TGGGCAGTATGGCCGTCGGGCAGATCAACACGACCCCAAAGCGTTATTTGGCCTACctggcaacgttcagccgaacTTCTAGTCTACGCCAGGTGTTTGACTTCCTCTGCGCACGGTTGAGGTTGAGGTCAGATGATACAAGGCTGTGGCAGATGAGGGATGAG ACTAACCTGGTGCTCTTGGAAGAGGAACCCTTAACTCTCGAACAGTTGGGCATTGAAGATGGAGAACAGATTTTAATTGAAG TGAGGAACAAAGATCAAACATGGCCCGAAGAAATGTCCTGTATTATAAATGCTAGGCTAGACCAGAAAAACCAAG GCCCAACCGAAAAAGGTGCCACTGGGCTGAACAACTTGGGTAACACATGCTTCATGAATGCTGCTGTACAGTGTGTTAGCAATACCAGGCCCCTGACTCAGTATTTCATCAACCAGAAGCACTTGTACGAGCTTAATCG ATCAAATCCTCTGGGTATGAAAGGCCACATAGCCAAGCGATACGGAGACCTAGTGCACGACCTTTGGAGCGGGACCTCCAAGACTGTCGCACCACTAAAGCTTAGG TGGACAATAGGGAAGTATGCACCGAGGTTCAACGGCTTCCAGCAGCACGACTCCCAGGAGTTGCTGGCATTCCTGCTGGATGGGTTACACGAGGACCTGAACAG GGTACAAGATAAGCCTTACATAGAGCTGAAGGACAGTGCCGGTCGGCCCGACAACGAGGTAGCCTGGGAGGCCTGGGAGAACCACGTGAGGCGCAACAAATCTGTGGTGGTGGACTTATTCCACGGGCAGCTCCAGTCCACTGTCACTTGCATGGTGTGCGGAAACACCAGCGTGCGCTTCGATCCTTTCAACTTCCTGTCCCTGCCTCTCCCCATGGAAAGCTGCGTTCATGTTGAAGTTGTGGTTGTTAGACTGGACGGATCTGTACCTGTCAG GTACGGTCTTCAGCTAAACCCTGAGGAACGGTACGCAGCTGTTAAGGTCCAGGTGTCGGCTCTTTGTGGTCTGGGGACCCACCAACTCATGCTGACTGAGGTTGTGGGGGCCGTCATCAAACTGCTGCTGCCGGACGACCGTAGACTACAAGCCACATCTCCAATCGGAGCCCTTTTTGCGTACGAAGTGCTTCCAGACTCCCTGGCATCTTGTTCAGACGAAGACTCGCTGGTTGTTAGCCACAGGGAACCTCAAACCCTTACGCAAATACAAAGGATGGTCATAACGA ACTCTAGCGGTGCCGGTGTAAAGCTGCAGCCATTGGCCAATGGAAGCGTGCCAACAGGAGACGTGGGACCAAGCCTCGGGGACGCCAATGGTGACTTAACTGGCCAG GGTCCTGGCAGTGAGGGTGTCCCAGAACGGCCAGATACACCGGGATCTACGTCATCGGGAAGTGCAGCTGCATCAGGGTCCTGGAGTGCACCGTACATGGACTCTGGCATGACGACGAGTCTTACCAGCAACTCATCAGCTGCAGACCTCTCCGAGCTGGCTCGGAGAAACTTTGTCATTGCTTACCACCGCAAAATG ATGCGTCAGGATGTGTACTTCCTATCCTCTCAGAAGACAAGGCCTACCCTTTTTGGCCTGCCATTATTGCTTCCATGTCACGATGGCACAAGCAAACAGGACCTCTACCGAATGGTGTGGACACAAGTTGCACGACTTGTGTCACCCTTGCCTCCTTCTGAAGCAACTGTTCCCAATCACGCTCAAGATTG TGATGATAGCTTGGGGTATGAGTACCCGTTCACACTGAAGGCAGTACAGAAGGATGGCTTGATGTGCTCCTGGTGCCCCTGGTACAA GTTTTGCAGGGGTTGCAAGATCGATTGCAATGACGCAGACTTCAGCTTCAGCTCCCTTTACCTTTCAATCGACTGGGATCCCACAGCTCTGCACCTGAGGTACCAGGCATCCCAAGAAAGA GTGTACGTGGATCACCCCAGCGTGGAAAGAACGCGTCAACAGAAAGCAGAGCCCATCAGCGTGCATGATTGTTTGGAGGCGTTCACGAAAGAGGAGCACTTGGGAGAGGATGAAAAATACTACTGCTCACACTGCAAGCAGCATCAGTTAGCTTCGAAGAAATTGCAAATCTACCGCCTGCCTCCCATAATG aTCATTCACCTAAAACGTTTCCAGCTGCTCAACGGCAAGTGGGTGAAGTCGCAGAAAATAGTGAGGTTCCCCTTCGTAGATTTCGATCCCACGGATTACTTGTCGCCAGTTCCCCGAAAGGCAGCCATGAGTTTCAAGTGCCAACAGAGGTTATGTAGACACCAGCAGGGTTTACCAGCAACAGTGCAATCCACGGCTGGGAGGAAGCAAGCCAGTAGGTGTCCTACGAAAAATGGCAATTCTAGTCAGTACACGCAGAACCATCCTTGTGTACCATCGAGCCAGTCACCCTCAGTTCAACCAGTCACTAATGGGGATGTGTATCATGACTGGGATGGAGGCGTCGATACAATACAGGACCACCACCAGCACCGCCTTCATCCTGGTTACCACCCCTTGGACCTCAAGTACCAGATGTATGCTCTGGCG TGTCATTCTGGTATACTCGGAGGAGGTCATTACGTTTCGTATGCTTGCAATCCTAACAACAGGTGGTACTGCTACAATGACAGCAGCTGCAAG GAAGTGAAGGTAGACCAGATTGACTCAGATTCAGCGTACATGCTTTTCTACGAACGCGAAGGCATAGACTACGAGGCCTACATGCCAGACACAGAGGGCAAAGTGCCAGACGCCAGAGACATTGATGACGAGTTTGAAAACGACTTTCGAAAGATGTGCATTCTTCAGTAG
- the LOC135369665 gene encoding MLX-interacting protein-like: MIGNMEMNCLAMSIDKEDVLRTAKKSTTEIIHSGHFMVSDIEDTDVTDDPPRAREDDCVEEVEQSLMEPVNEENEEMTFGDVSMEHEQNSKPTNHITIDASLTKLFECMTLAYSGKLTSPKWKTFKGLKLKLKDKIRLNNIIWRAWHMQFVIKRRPHVCQFASPLEGDTHNKPEAIVMEGKYWKRKVTNITAEYKKWRMYFCKNGSSKTGEDTVSYPMDLDFRWFSQSEPIDDGFIMDLSDTLFSSLSQPFDFPNPREIAVRAGLADFIQPGLIQLQPAFEDFMDTFEPLSDVLNSKLPTLAEEGAVGADTGGVSQMDEFQLPQQQRQPPPLLYARQPSVQDQFQQLQEQQQQQQQQRQLQQNVYNNTLQVQPHMNASDPYATSVAQQNAHQVQCVPHTQQQQLPSPTEQTIRNYGFVPNQNTSSSFAVRSQMTQVSPQMAPQIVPRQRSAFQPSQSYPKKVERPPVAPKQATSFGNLVLQGNSSAADPQRIFQPAVVAGFADKEKPLGVDHSLRRHSYTGSHADSSYGAQSSHTGAYAGQGAVNGGGKGVNFAVPKVASKGRIRARSMSSPQSNSKLHAAAGAVVASAKQAGSVGNLPRVHSPPQLLIPKPLSPMSTGRATTSSNSVSPPAQPSTVLTQLLTTSGNAFSWDAQTAQATTGISRGSSPATVTILSTVAGPVAAAQPQTFVFTPVTLSAIPSTNNIQRGLIVATPPPAPSTTLAHPTKQGNSTPANNLSQAKTSETTPSAATAKPFRPKSDEERVQYREKRRVCHINAEQKRRFNIKNGFESLRHLLPSLSQNPDSKVSKAQMLQQAGEYIRTLKTERQKQQDEAEELRKQIEKYSQEISSFQSQLPATGVPLAYQRTNHLRDNFEEYVRARTLQNWKFWIFSLLLEPLLESYNQTVSKACLDEMCKTVLKWVEQNCSLRDLRPGVLTSLTYLSTSTNILTDPGRLPEEAKQAVAKRDSASRYKKLPSESHKDR; the protein is encoded by the exons ATGATTGGGAACATGGAGATGAACTGCCTTGCCATGTCTATCGACAAAGAGGACGTGTTAAGAACTGCCAAGAAGAGTACGACAGAGATAATCCACAGCGGGCACTTCATGGTGTCTGACATTGAGGATACTGACGTAACGGATGATCCTCCACGAGCAAGGGAAGATGACTGCGTTGAAGAGGTGGAGCAATCCCTTATGGAGCCAGTGAACGAGGAGAACGAAGAGATGACTTTTGGCGATGTGTCTATGGAGCATGAGCAAAACTCGAAGCCTACTAACCACATCACCATTGATGCATCTCTGACTAAGCTTTTCGAGTGTATGACGCTGGCTTATAG CGGGAAGCTGACTTCACCGAAATGGAAGACTTTCAAGGGACTCAAACTGAAGCTGAAGGACAAGATTCGACTGAACAATATCATTTGGAGGGCATGGCACATGCAGT TTGTGATAAAGCGGAGGCCCCACGTCTGCCAGTTTGCATCTCCTCTGGAAGGCGACACTCACAACAAGCCAGAG GCCATTGTTATGGAGGGCAAGTACTGGAAGCGGAAGGTAACAAATATAACTGCGGAGTACAAGAAGTGGCGAATGTATTTTTGCAAGAATGGTTCCAGCAAGACTGGAGAGGACACCGTATCA tatCCGATGGACCTGGATTTTCGCTGGTTCTCCCAGAGCGAACCAATAGATGACGGATTCATTATGGACTTGTCCGACACGCTGTTCAGCAGCTTGAGCCAACCGTTCGATTTTCCAAACCCTCGTGAAATAG CGGTCAGAGCGGGACTTGCAGATTTTATCCAGCCTGGCCTGATCCAACTGCAGCCAGCGTTTGAGGACTTCATGGACACCTTTGAACCACTGTCTG ATGTGCTCAACTCCAAATTACCTACACTTGCTGAAGAAGGCGCAGTTGGTGCTGACACTGGTGGTGTAAGCCAG ATGGACGAATTCCAACTTCCGCAACAACAGAGACAACCACCTCCTCTTCTGTATGCACGTCAGCCTTCAGTGCAGGATCAATTTCAACAGCTTcaagagcagcagcagcagcagcaacaacagcgACAGCTTCAACAAAATGTGTACAACAACACGCTTCAAGTACAACCTCACATGAATGCCAGTGACCCGTACGCGACATCTGTTGCCCAGCAGAACGCTCACCAAGTTCAGTGTGTGCCTCACACACAACAGCAGCAACTTCCTTCACCGACTGAGCaaacaatccgaaactatggcTTTGTGCCAAATCAGAACACTTCATCGAGCTTTGCAGTACGCTCCCAGATGACACAAGTGTCACCCCAGATGGCGCCTCAAATCGTACCGCGTCAAAGGTCTGCCTTCCAGCCGTCCCAAAGCTACCCGAAAAAGGTTGAGAGGCCTCCCGTGGCTCCAAAGCAGGCTACTTCGTTTGGAAATCTGGTGCTGCAAGGCAACTCGTCCGCAGCCGATCCGCAGAGGATCTTCCAGCCAGCTGTGGTAGCTGGCTTTGCGGACAAGGAAAAGCCACTGGGAGTTGATCACTCGCTGAGGCGGCACTCGTATACTGGCTCTCACGCCGACAGCAGTTATGGGGCGCAGTCTTCCCATACGGGGGCGTACGCAGGACAGGGTGCCGTAAATGGAGGCGGAAAGGGCGTCAACTTTGCAGTGCCTAAAGTTGCA TCGAAGGGCAGGATTCGAGCCCGCAGCATGTCGTCGCCCCAGAGCAATAGCAAGCTGCACGCTGCTGCCGGTGCAGTAGTGGCCAGTGCCAAACAAGCAGGGTCCGTGGGAAACCTGCCACGAGTACATTCACCTCCACAGTTACTCATACCCAAGCCACTCTCACCAATGTCGACAGGACGAGCAACTACCTCTAGCAACTCTGTGTCACCTCCTGCGCAACCCAGCACCGTTCTGACGCAGCTGCTCACCACATCAG GAAATGCGTTCTCGTGGGATGCTCAAACTGCACAAGCTACTACTGGAATCAGTAGAGGCTCCTCACCGGCAACTGTCACTATCCTGAGTACTGTGGCCGGACCCGTGGCAGCGGCACAGCCTCAGACTTTTGTGTTCACGCCGGTGACTCTGTCTGCC ATACCAAGTACAAACAACATCCAGAGAGGCCTGATTGTTGCCACTCCACCACCAGCACCTTCAACAACATTGGCACACCCTACCAAACAGGGCAACTCAA CACCTGCAAATAATCTTTCTCAGGCAAAGACAAGTGAAACAACG CCTTCCGCTGCGACTGCAAAGCCATTCCGGCCCAAGTCTGACGAGGAAAGGGTTCAGTACAGGGAAAAGCGCAGGGTGTGCCACATCAATGCGGAGCAGAAAAGACGCTTTAATATCAAG AATGGCTTTGAATCCCTAAGACACCTGCTGCCCTCTTTGAGTCAAAACCCAGACTCGAAAGTGAGCAAAGCTCAAATGCTCCAGCAAG CTGGTGAATATATCCGCACGCTGAAAACCGAACGACAGAAGCAGCAAGACGAGGCTGAAGAGTTGCGCAAACAGATTGAAAAGTACAGCCAGGAGATCAG CTCATTTCAAAGCCAGCTGCCAGCAACCGGAGTGCCTCTCGCTTACCAGCGAACCAACCATTTGAGAGACAATTTCGAAGAGTACGTCAGAGCCAGAACACTTCAGAATTGGAAATTCTGGATT TTCAGCTTACTGCTAGAACCACTGCTGGAATCTTACAACCAGACTGTCTCCAAGGCATGCCTCGATGAAATGTGCAAGACCGTCCTGAAGTGGGTGGAACAGAATTGCTCACTTAGGGACCTCCGACCAG GGGTCCTCACATCACTGACGTACCTGAGTACATCGACAAACATCCTCACAGACCCAGGCAGACTCCCGGAAGAGGCAAAACAGGCCGTAGCAAAGAGGGATTCAGCATCACG TTATAAAAAGCTGCCATCTGAAAGCCATAAGGACAGGTAG